In Devosia sp. XK-2, one DNA window encodes the following:
- the hemH gene encoding ferrochelatase gives MSAQLPPNHPPVPKQKIGVLLLNLGTPDATDYWSVRRYLKEFLSDPRVIETPKWLWWPILNLVILSVRPQKAGHAYAQIWDREKNESPLRVITREQTESLAQRLKGEDVVVEFAMRYGNPSTQSVLEKMQQAGCQKMLLVPLYPQYSATTTATANDKAFDALKTMRWQPAVRTAPAYFDDPGYIKALGESIREGVAKLDFEPDVVITSYHGMPVEYLKKGDPYHCQCLKTTRLLRDYLGWEQDKLMVTFQSRFGPAEWLQPYTDKTLEALPGKGIKKVAILAPAFSADCIETLEEIAMGGKDTFMEAGGEKFAYIPCLNASPGGMDFVEAMVRRELSGWL, from the coding sequence ATGTCCGCTCAGCTGCCGCCGAACCATCCGCCCGTACCCAAGCAGAAAATCGGGGTGCTGCTGCTCAATCTGGGAACGCCGGACGCGACCGATTACTGGAGTGTGCGGCGGTATCTGAAGGAATTTCTTTCCGATCCGCGGGTGATCGAAACACCCAAATGGCTCTGGTGGCCGATCCTCAATCTGGTCATCCTTTCGGTCAGGCCGCAAAAGGCGGGGCATGCCTATGCCCAGATATGGGACCGGGAGAAGAATGAGAGCCCCTTGCGGGTGATCACCAGGGAACAGACGGAGAGCCTGGCACAGCGTCTCAAGGGCGAGGATGTCGTGGTGGAATTTGCCATGCGCTATGGCAATCCTTCGACCCAGAGTGTGCTGGAGAAGATGCAGCAGGCGGGGTGCCAGAAGATGTTGCTGGTGCCGCTTTATCCGCAATATTCGGCGACCACGACTGCGACGGCCAATGACAAGGCCTTTGATGCGCTCAAGACCATGCGGTGGCAGCCGGCGGTGCGGACGGCGCCGGCTTATTTTGATGACCCGGGCTATATCAAGGCGCTGGGTGAGTCGATCCGGGAGGGCGTGGCCAAGCTCGATTTCGAGCCGGATGTGGTGATCACATCCTATCACGGCATGCCGGTCGAATACCTCAAGAAGGGCGACCCCTATCACTGCCAGTGCCTCAAGACGACGCGGCTATTGCGCGACTATCTCGGCTGGGAGCAGGACAAGCTGATGGTGACCTTCCAGAGCCGGTTCGGGCCTGCCGAATGGCTGCAGCCCTATACCGACAAGACGCTGGAAGCGCTGCCGGGCAAGGGCATCAAGAAGGTGGCCATTCTTGCCCCGGCCTTCTCGGCGGACTGTATCGAGACGCTGGAAGAGATCGCCATGGGGGGCAAGGATACATTCATGGAAGCGGGCGGGGAGAAGTTCGCCTATATTCCGTGCCTCAATGCCTCGCCGGGCGGCATGGACTTTGTGGAGGCCATGGTGCGGCGCGAATTGAGCGGGTGGCTTTAG